In Thermus caldifontis, the DNA window CCCCACCCGGATGGTGATGCCGGCCATCTCCCCCAGACCGGTGAGGATGCGGCTGATGCGGTGAAGGGTCCCCTCGAGGCCGGCCCGGTTGTTCTCCTTGAACCCGCCCACCCGGTGGAGGACAAAGTCCAGGTCCTCCTTCCGCACCTCCCGCTCCGAGTAGAGGGTCTTGCCGTCCACGGTGTAGGCCAGCTGGTAGCCGAGGTCCATGGCGATCTCTTCCAGGCTGGCCCCATACCCTTCCACCTCCCGCCTAACCCAAGGCGGGAGGCGCTCCATCAACAGGGCGAACTCCCTCTCAAAGCCTTCCCTAAGGGCCACCATCGCTCACCTGTCCGATATCCCTGAGAGAAACCCCACGATCACCCCCAAGGAGAGCCCCATGGGGGCTCCCATGAGGAGGGTCCAGGCGCTCCGGAAAAATCCCTCCACCACCAGCACCAGGGTCCCGGGATCGGCCCGGCCCAGCAGGAATGCCAGGGCGTACAGCAGGGCTAGGGGTGGGACCACCGCCAGGGCAAACCTGCCCAGGGCGTAGCCGCCGAGGAGCCCTGTTCCCAGGTAGACCCAGGCCTGGGGCTGGGCGAAAGCCTCCCCCACCCGGCAAAGCCACTCCACCACGGGCACCTGGGGCAGGCTCGGGCACATCACCCCCTCCCCCTCCGAAAGGCCCAGTAGGTGGCCAGCACCCGCTCCACATACCGCCGGGTGGAGGCGGGTATCCGCCCTGCCTTAACCGCCCCCAGGCCAGCATTGTAGGCGGCCAGGGCCAGCCGCCAGTTGTGGGTGGCGTCCCAAAGTTCCCTCAGGTGCTTGGCCGTGGCCCAAAGGGCCCAGTCAGGGTGGGAGCGCCACTCAGGGGGGGCTCCCGTGGTCCGGACCCAGGTGCCCGGCATGAACTGCCCCAGGCCCACCTCCCCCGCCTTGCCCACGGCCTGGGGGCAGTAGCCGCTTTCGGTCCAGACCACGGCGGCTACCAGGTAAGGGTCTACGCCCCAGGCCTGGGCGTAGTACCAGGTGCGCTCCCACAGGCCTTTGGGGACATAGCCACAGGCCAGGGCCTCCAGGAAAAGGATGCCTAGGGCCAACCAGCGTTTCATGGGATGTCGTGTACCTCAGTAGGTGGCTGGTCCTTGGTCCTGACAGCCAGGTAGGCCATGTAGGCCCGTATGGCCTTAAGCTCTGCGTAGATGTGCCCCAGAAGGGCGATCCCGAACCCATAGAGCCCCAGGATCAGACCCAGGCCTAGGCC includes these proteins:
- a CDS encoding lytic transglycosylase domain-containing protein, whose protein sequence is MKRWLALGILFLEALACGYVPKGLWERTWYYAQAWGVDPYLVAAVVWTESGYCPQAVGKAGEVGLGQFMPGTWVRTTGAPPEWRSHPDWALWATAKHLRELWDATHNWRLALAAYNAGLGAVKAGRIPASTRRYVERVLATYWAFRRGRG